A genome region from Gadus chalcogrammus isolate NIFS_2021 chromosome 7, NIFS_Gcha_1.0, whole genome shotgun sequence includes the following:
- the LOC130385961 gene encoding uncharacterized protein LOC130385961, whose protein sequence is MGRNQENPMRKHFSFNAASNKSICQVGGCGAEIIGNHGGNLQRHIQRRHPDLFEKSLQDQQNQNKRSAADGQNTLDSVIVKKPKQFQVALTPDTLKVACVELVTVNGRPFSLMEDSGFRKITDPIQNAMGKSVTINSSNMRDRVSGIAQGEREKFANELSGRLLMLKIDSATCRDRSVLGINVQYSDGKGVVLRTLAVRDLTERHTSKYISTVVMYVLRQYNISLQQVYSVTSDNGANMLKAVTLLSDIQERGESNEDTTGKETEQTGEDVEKAGEDVGNQEELTLQLNSVWPGHVLRSERCAAHTLQLAVDDALKEASNIIAKARHVAK, encoded by the coding sequence ATGGGACGGAACCAGGAGAACCCGATGAGAAAACATTTCTCATTTAATGCAGCGTCCAACAAATCTATCTGCCAAGTCGGAGGCTGTGGGGCAGAAATTATTGGGAATCACGGCGGCAACCTGCAGAGACATATTCAAAGACGACATCCAGATCTGTTCGAGAAGTCACTCCAAGaccaacaaaaccaaaacaagagGTCAGCAGCGGATGGGCAAAATACTTTGGACTCGGTCATAGTGAAGAAGCCCAAACAGTTCCAAGTCGCATTGACCCCTGATACCCTCAAAGTGGCGTGCGTAGAGCTAGTCACTGTTAATGGCAGACCCTTTTCATTGATGGAAGATTCAGGATTCAGAAAAATAACCGACCCAATACAGAATGCTATGGGAAAAAGTGTTACAATCAATTCATCTAACATGCGCGATAGGGTGTCAGGGATTGCTCAGGGTGAAAGGGAAAAGTTCGCAAATGAACTAAGTGGGAGGCTTCTGATGCTTAAAATAGATTCTGCAACATGTAGGGACCGCTCTGTGCTGGGTATTAACGTGCAGTACTCGGACGGAAAGGGGGTTGTGTTGCGAACCCTGGCAGTGAGAGATTTGACAGAACGGCACACATCCAAGTACATCTCAACTGTGGTGATGTATGTCTTGCGTCAATATAACATTAGCTTGCAACAGGTGTACTCAGTCACTTCCGATAACGGGGCGAATATGCTCAAAGCCGTGACCTTACTGTCAGACATCCAAGAGAGGGGCGAGAGCAACGAAGATACAACCGGCAAGGAGACAGAGCAGACCGGGGAGGATGTGGAAAAGGCCGGGGAggatgtggggaaccaggaggagCTAACGCTTCAACTCAACTCTGTGTGGCCCGGTCATGTGTTGCGTAGTGAAAGATGTGCGGCGCATACTTTACAGTTGGCCGTCGATGATGCATTAAAAGAAGCGTCCAATATCATAGCAAAGGCAAGACATGTCGCAAAATGA